The Candidatus Mycolicibacterium alkanivorans genome contains a region encoding:
- a CDS encoding MFS transporter, with product MAVDTISTVRRWTMLAIALFATLSANVFINGAAFLIPTLHSTMGLDLATAGLVSAMPSFGMVLTLIAWGYVVDRVGERFVLTVGSALTAAAALAAASAHSLILVGVFLFLGGMAAASSNSASGRLVVGWFPPQQRGLVMGIRQTAQPLGVAFGALIIPRLAQTHGVGLALLFPAIVCGVAALVCAVAVADPPRPPRADAPAEHLANPYRGSAVLWRIHAVSVLLVVPQCVVWTFTLVWLIADRGWSAESAGVLVMVAQVLGALGRIAAGRWSDRMGSRLRPIRMIAAAAAVSMLALALSDALHSPLSIAVMVVASVITVSDNGLAFTAIAEIAGPFWSGRALGAQNTSQLLAAGLTPPLFGALIGVLGYPVAFAVCALFPVAALPLVPTDPPETRQP from the coding sequence GTGGCCGTCGACACGATCAGCACAGTGCGCCGCTGGACCATGCTCGCGATCGCGTTGTTCGCGACGTTGTCCGCCAACGTGTTCATCAACGGGGCCGCCTTTCTCATCCCCACCCTGCACTCCACGATGGGCCTCGACCTGGCCACGGCCGGCCTGGTGTCGGCGATGCCGAGCTTCGGCATGGTGCTGACCCTGATCGCCTGGGGTTATGTGGTGGACCGCGTCGGTGAGCGGTTCGTGCTGACGGTCGGCTCCGCGTTGACCGCCGCGGCGGCCCTCGCGGCGGCCTCGGCGCACTCGCTGATCCTCGTGGGCGTCTTCCTGTTCCTCGGCGGAATGGCGGCAGCAAGCAGCAATTCGGCCAGCGGGCGGCTGGTGGTCGGGTGGTTCCCGCCGCAGCAGCGCGGGCTGGTGATGGGCATCCGCCAGACCGCCCAGCCGCTGGGTGTGGCATTCGGCGCGTTGATCATTCCTCGGCTGGCCCAGACGCACGGGGTGGGATTGGCGCTGTTGTTCCCGGCGATCGTGTGCGGGGTGGCGGCGCTGGTGTGCGCGGTCGCCGTGGCCGATCCCCCGCGTCCGCCACGCGCCGACGCGCCGGCCGAGCATCTGGCCAATCCCTATCGCGGGTCGGCCGTACTGTGGCGGATCCACGCGGTGTCGGTGTTGCTGGTCGTGCCGCAGTGCGTGGTGTGGACGTTCACCCTGGTGTGGCTGATCGCCGACCGCGGCTGGTCGGCGGAGTCTGCTGGCGTGCTGGTGATGGTCGCCCAAGTGCTCGGCGCGCTGGGCCGGATTGCCGCCGGACGCTGGTCGGACCGGATGGGTTCGCGGCTGCGGCCGATCCGGATGATCGCGGCCGCCGCGGCGGTGTCCATGCTGGCGCTGGCCCTGAGCGATGCGCTGCACTCCCCGCTGAGCATCGCGGTGATGGTCGTCGCATCGGTGATCACCGTCAGCGACAACGGGTTGGCGTTCACCGCGATCGCCGAGATCGCCGGGCCGTTCTGGAGCGGGCGCGCCCTGGGCGCACAGAACACCAGCCAGCTGCTGGCGGCCGGGCTCACCCCACCGCTGTTCGGCGCGCTGATCGGCGTACTGGGTTACCCGGTGGCCTTCGCGGTGTGCGCGCTGTTCCCGGTGGCCGCCCTGCCGCTGGTGCCGACCGACCCACCGGAAACCCGACAGCCCTAG
- a CDS encoding 3-isopropylmalate dehydrogenase, which produces MKLAVIAGDGIGPEVVGEALQVLDAVLPGVAKTEYDLGARRYHATGEVLPPSVIDELRGYDAILLGAIGDPSVPSGVLERGLLLKIRFELDHHVNLRPGRLYEGVRSPLSGVSDIDFVVVREGTEGPYTGTGGAIRVGTPHEVATEVSLNTAFGVNRVVRDAFARAQKRRKHLTLVHKTNVLTFAGSLWSRVVNEVGAEYPDVEVAYQHVDAATIHMVTDPGRFDVIVTDNLFGDIITDLAAAVCGGIGLAASGNIDATRTNPSMFEPVHGSAPDLAGKGIADPTAAVMSVALLLAHVGEDAAAARVDKAVASHLATRGDKTYSTREVGERIRAAL; this is translated from the coding sequence ATGAAACTGGCCGTGATCGCGGGCGACGGTATCGGCCCGGAAGTCGTCGGTGAAGCGCTGCAGGTGCTCGACGCCGTGCTGCCCGGAGTGGCGAAGACCGAGTACGACCTCGGCGCCCGCCGCTATCACGCGACCGGTGAAGTGCTGCCGCCGTCGGTGATCGACGAGCTGCGCGGCTATGACGCGATCCTGCTCGGTGCGATCGGCGACCCATCGGTACCTAGCGGCGTGCTCGAACGCGGTCTGCTGCTCAAGATCCGCTTCGAGCTCGACCACCACGTGAACTTGCGCCCGGGCCGGCTCTACGAGGGAGTCAGGAGCCCGCTGTCGGGCGTTTCGGACATCGACTTCGTCGTGGTGCGCGAGGGCACTGAGGGCCCCTACACCGGGACCGGTGGCGCGATCCGCGTCGGCACCCCCCACGAGGTGGCCACCGAGGTCAGTCTGAACACCGCCTTCGGGGTCAACCGGGTGGTGCGCGACGCGTTCGCCCGCGCGCAGAAACGTCGCAAGCACCTGACCCTGGTGCACAAGACAAACGTGCTGACCTTCGCGGGCAGCCTGTGGTCCCGGGTGGTCAACGAGGTCGGCGCCGAGTACCCCGACGTCGAGGTCGCTTATCAGCACGTCGACGCGGCCACCATCCACATGGTCACCGACCCCGGCCGCTTCGACGTCATCGTCACCGACAACCTGTTCGGCGACATCATCACCGACCTGGCCGCCGCCGTCTGCGGCGGAATCGGCTTGGCCGCCAGCGGCAACATCGACGCCACCCGGACCAACCCATCGATGTTCGAACCCGTGCACGGCAGCGCGCCGGACCTCGCCGGTAAGGGCATCGCCGATCCCACCGCCGCGGTGATGTCGGTGGCGCTCCTGCTGGCCCACGTCGGCGAGGATGCCGCGGCCGCCCGCGTCGACAAGGCTGTCGCGAGCCATCTGGCAACCCGCGGCGACAAGACCTATTCGACCCGGGAGGTCGGAGAGCGGATCCGCGCCGCTCTCTAG
- a CDS encoding fumarylacetoacetate hydrolase family protein: protein MRLGRIASPDGVAFVSIEGDSGSEIVREMAEHPFGSPTFTGRTWPLADVRLLAPILASKVVCMGKNYLAHIEEMGGEAPEDPVIFLKPNTAIIGPGVPIQLPANASPVHHEGELAVVIGRPCKDVPAARAAENILGYTIANDVSARDQQKADGQWMRAKGHDTFCPVGPWIVTDLDPSDLEIRTEVNGEVRQHSRTSLMIHDIGAIIEWISAVMTLLPGDLILTGTPEGVGPIEHGDTVSVSIEGIGTLTNPVLRKGR from the coding sequence ATGCGCCTGGGTCGAATCGCCAGTCCCGACGGGGTCGCCTTCGTCAGTATCGAAGGGGACTCGGGGAGCGAAATCGTTCGTGAGATGGCCGAGCATCCGTTCGGCTCGCCGACGTTCACCGGTCGCACGTGGCCGCTGGCCGATGTGCGTCTGCTGGCGCCGATCCTGGCCAGCAAGGTGGTCTGCATGGGCAAGAACTACCTGGCGCACATCGAGGAGATGGGTGGGGAAGCGCCGGAGGATCCGGTCATCTTCCTCAAGCCCAATACCGCGATCATCGGACCTGGCGTACCAATCCAGTTGCCCGCCAACGCTTCACCGGTGCATCACGAAGGGGAGTTGGCGGTGGTGATCGGCCGTCCCTGCAAGGACGTCCCAGCTGCGCGCGCCGCCGAGAACATCCTCGGTTACACCATCGCCAACGACGTCTCGGCGCGCGATCAGCAGAAGGCCGACGGCCAGTGGATGCGCGCCAAGGGCCACGACACGTTCTGCCCGGTGGGTCCGTGGATCGTCACCGACCTCGATCCGTCCGATCTGGAGATCCGCACCGAGGTCAACGGAGAGGTGCGCCAACACAGCCGTACCTCGCTGATGATCCACGACATCGGCGCGATCATCGAGTGGATCTCCGCTGTGATGACCCTGCTGCCGGGCGACCTCATCCTCACCGGCACGCCGGAAGGCGTGGGGCCCATCGAGCACGGCGACACCGTCAGCGTCAGCATCGAGGGCATCGGGACTCTGACCAATCCCGTCCTACGAAAGGGCAGATGA